The following are from one region of the Arachis duranensis cultivar V14167 chromosome 10, aradu.V14167.gnm2.J7QH, whole genome shotgun sequence genome:
- the LOC107470170 gene encoding DNA-binding protein BIN4: protein MSDSRDSSPDWLRSFQVPSHSPLILSSDSKSLHDDSLSIGDETDAEGSSLEISKSKSKSKSKSKSRSTGLGKSRYKSSPRKTLEVAAVEIEGCTTSSRRKKSEKRNAEGDIEERKIGIDSNNDMHVEHKESVYRILNLSSDSESCLDHSPKKEIRNNQVEASQQQIPQLISEEAKDKIILGNDGKSPSRKGSKGKSSQKPIHVEEDHSPVKGKKTKGSAKDRGSGGDLEAEEEETCEKLIETNVSSSRLPLVLSEKVQRTKALVECQGDSIDLSGDVGAVGRVIISDSASRDQEMHLDLKGTIYKTSIVPCRTFCIVSFGQSEAKIEAIMNDFIQLEPQSNVYEAETMVEGTLDGFAFDSDEEVGKMPKATQTDQNEHAEEQTHSKSKGKGDKKTGAEKKRGRSTGGKPQPKTVKKKAPKKAPNSKKAKTKN from the exons ATGAGTGATTCAAGGGATAGCTCCCCAGATTGGTTGCGTTCTTTTCAG GTGCCATCGCATTCGCCATTGATACTGTCATCTGATTCCAAGTCCTTACATGACGATAGCCTGTCAATTGGGGATGAGACTGATGCTGAAGGATCATCTCTGGAGATCAGCAAGAGTAAGAGTAAGAGTAAGAGTAAGAGTAAGAGCAGGAGCACTGGTCTTGGCAAAAGCCGTTACAAGTCTTCACCTAGAAAGACATTAGAAGTAGCTGCTGTTGAAATAGAAGGTTGTACTACGTCATCTAGAAGAAAGAAATCAGAGAAGCGAAATGCAGAAG GAGACATAGAGGAAAGGAAGATTGGCATTGATTCAAACAATGACATGCATGTCGAGCATAAA GAATCTGTTTATCGAATTTTGAATCTATCATCGGATTCTGAGTCGTGCCTTGATCATAGCCCCAAAAAAGAAATTCGTAACAATCAGGTGGAAGCTTCTCAGCAACAAATACCTCAATTGATTAGTGAAGAAGCTAAGGATAAAATTATCCTTGGCAATGATGGAAAGTCTCCATCCAGAAAGGGTTCAAAAGGAAAGTCTTCTCAGAAACCAATTCATGtagaagaagatcattcacCAGTGAAAGGGAAGAAAACAAAGGGCAGTGCAAAGGACAGAG GTAGTGGTGGAGATCTGGAGGCTGAGGAGGAAGAAACTTGTGAAAAGCTCATTGAGACAAAT GTCTCCTCTTCAAGGCTACCTTTGGTGCTTTCTGAGAAAGTTCAACGAACAAAG GCTCTTGTTGAGTGCCAAGGTGACTCCATAGATCTCAGTGGTGATGTGGGAGCTGTAGGCCGGGTTATAATTTCAGATTCTGCATCCAGAGATCAGGAAATGCACTTAGACTTGAAAG GAACTATATACAAAACATCTATAGTTCCTTGCCGGACATTTTGCATA GTTAGCTTTGGACAGTCCGAGGCAAAG ATAGAGGCCATTATGAATGACTTCATACAGCTGGAGCCACAATCTAATGTATATGAAGCTGAAACTATGGTTGAAG GGACACTGGATGGTTTTGCCTTCGATTCAGATGAGGAAGTTGGCAAGATGCCGAAGGCCACCCAAACTGATCAAAATGAGCATGCTGAGGAACAAACTCACAGTAAATCCAAAGGGAAGGGTGACAAGAAAACA GGTGCTGAAAAGAAAAGAGGTAGAAGTACTGGAGGAAAACCACAACCTAAGACAGTAAAGAAAAAAGCTCCAAAAAAAGCTCCAAATTCTAAGAAGGCAAAGACGAAGAATTGA
- the LOC107470171 gene encoding uncharacterized protein LOC107470171 yields the protein MEVYGKSMVAAPANVIYMSSILGRDGPNPVHKCDWKCQNENVCGNMYRCKLTGLTHICDKNCNQRILYDNHSSLCRASGQIFPLTPAEEQAVRGVRRKLDAENSSSDGCGFKRRRDAQFHTSPFERSFSAVSPICSQVGDGMDMS from the coding sequence ATGGAGGTATATGGTAAATCTATGGTTGCAGCTCCTGCAAATGTTATTTATATGTCGAGTATTTTGGGCCGTGATGGACCAAATCCTGTGCATAAGTGCGACTGGAAATGTCAAAATGAAAATGTTTGCGGGAACATGTATCGCTGCAAGCTAACAGGGCTAACGCATATCTGTGATAAAAACTGTAACCAGAGAATTTTGTATGATAACCACAGCTCGCTTTGTAGAGCAAGTGGTCAAATTTTCCCCCTTACACCAGCAGAGGAACAAGCAGTGAGGGGTGTTCGAAGAAAGCTCGATGCAGAAAATTCATCTTCTGATGGCTGTGGTTTTAAGCGTAGACGGGATGCACAATTCCATACTTCTCCTTTCGAGAGATCTTTTTCTGCTGTCAGTCCTATCTGCAGCCAAGTTGGAGATGGCATGGATATGAGCTAG